The following coding sequences are from one Halictus rubicundus isolate RS-2024b chromosome 11, iyHalRubi1_principal, whole genome shotgun sequence window:
- the LOC143359390 gene encoding proteasome assembly chaperone 4: MENHAEEQTESECSFKFHDFMIDIGTTYACHTIKMDNCLYLWVGNPRKQIMNDLSFAIVSPFAKEPLTTKIMGPISDETSSNFAKRLSKKLSKPVYVSFNVEVDNPSMRALEMKLKDELAAHPEAF, encoded by the coding sequence ATGGAAAATCACGCAGAAGAGCAAACAGAAAGTGAATGTAGTTTCAAGTTCCACGATTTTATGATAGACATTGGCACAACGTATGCCTGTCATACAATTAAAATGGACAATTGTCTCTACTTGTGGGTGGGTAATCCAAGGAAGCAAATCATGAATGACTTATCTTTCGCCATTGTATCACCGTTTGCAAAGGAACCACTTACCACAAAGATTATGGGACCAATATCTGATGAGACGTCGAGCAATTTTGCCAAGAGGCTGTCCAAGAAACTTTCAAAACCTGTCTACGTTAGCTTCAATGTTGAGGTTGATAATCCTTCTATGCGTGCGCTGGAAATGAAATTGAAAGATGAATTAGCAGCGCATCCCGAGGCCTTTTAA